In the Struthio camelus isolate bStrCam1 chromosome 16, bStrCam1.hap1, whole genome shotgun sequence genome, CAGCTCTGCTTGGCCCCccaggtgctgccggggccccccacgctgcagccagcccctgccGCGGGAAGCACCAGCATCCTGCCGCTCAGCCAGGAGGATGCGGCTCCACTCTGCTcccgtcagctccccgggcaccCTCAGCCACCCCAGGCAAAGCGGTGAGAGCCAGGGCCGGAGGGCACCCCCGGGGCACGAACTGTGGGCTCTGGAAACCCGCCTGGGAGTTGCCAGGAGGCAGCTGGGTGGTGGGTTGAGGTTTGGGGTTACACGTGTGCtcacagcaggagctggagcaggaccaGGAGCTCGTCTCAGTGGCACCTGCTCCCAAGGGACCGCCGGGACCAGCGGGGTCCAGAGTGCAGGACCAGCCCCGAAGGAAAAGTTGTTCCTTCTGCCCCGCCATGGCCGGAGCTGCCGGAGCCAAGAGGTGAGCAGGACGGCAGGGGGAGACCAGGATACagcccctgcccttccctggggcagccaggcagcgCCTCCGATGATGCAGTCCCTCGGGATCGGGCGCCCACCGCCTTGTGCCAGGCTGGCCCAGGTGTACGTGCCCGGGGCTGTGCCTTACTGGAAGGGGCTGATCCTCGGGGGCACTAACCCTGCCTGCTCCCGGCTGGCAGCCGCCGGAGCCGTCCCTGTCCTGCAGTGGGAAGAGGCCCCAGACTGGCTGGCAGAGCAGATCTGAACGGTCCCAGCCCAACTGGTGTGTCGGCCCCAGCTGCCACGGGCTCCAGCACCGCCCACGCACGGTTGTATCTGGGAGGACAGCCAGGGTCCGCGGGGGCATTGGGACCTCTGTCTGCAAGGACTGCACAAACCATAGGTGCCTGGTGACACACAGACAAACGGACACGGCTCTCCAGCCTGCACCGCGCTCACGGTTTATTGGGGTCTAGCTAGGGGCTGTGCTGCAGGGTGGCTCCGGCTGGGCCCGTCTCAGGTGCTCTCCTCCCCGGGCTGCGAGCAGTTCAGCCAGTACTGGGCGATGGAGCGGGGGTAGCGAGGCTGCACCAGGTCCACGCGCTTGGTGTGCAGGTTGACGCGGTAGTACTTGTCTGGGGGAGAGGGCAGGCAGCTGTCAGGACCACCCGGGGACAGAGCCACAAGGGAGCTGCATGCCCGGGTCGCCCTTCTGCAGAGACCCGGAGCTGGGGTGGGCTCACGGATGTCGCAGAgtgaggtgaggcctccccgtgCCCAGGCAGCTCCGGGGTGGCTGAGGATCCCCATCCTGCAGCTCTCCCCTGCTGCCCAGATCTTGCAGCCCCAGACTCACCTCCTACAAAGAAGTAGACGCTCTGGAGGGCCTTACACTGGGAGCCCAATGGCCAGTCGGTTTCGATGCCTGCAGACTCGGAGTCGTTTTGCAGCCAGCTCCAGAAACCCATATTCAGCGACCGGTGGTTCTTGTACCTCTTACGCTGGCGACGAGACTTCCTTCTCCGGGGCTGCTGGGATGCCACATAGATCCTGCCGGCcatggcagcatccagccggctGGGCACCCCCCGCCAGTCTCGGCTGATGAACCGCCGGCTGCTTGCCCCGACTGGTAAAGAGGCAGAGTCCAAGTGTGAGGGGCAGTAATGCACGGGGTCCAGCGTCCACCCGAACCAGGCTGAGACTGGCCCCACGGACAGCCCTCAGCTGCTCTGGAGAcccacagcacagagctgctccaAAGGGTCCCTAGCTTGCTGGGGAGGTGTGATGGGGCCAGGGGCTGGCCAGAGCCAGGAGCCCTGATCTCGCCACCCGCCTTGGCTGGGAACAGCCGGTTCTGCCGGCGCTGAGCTCCCGTCTCCTCCTCTCCACCTTTCATTTCTCTTGCCCAGCCTTGGGGTTTTTCTATGGCAACTCTAGCTCTGATGGGAATAAACAGACCCCCAGCACTGACGCTGTGGTGCGAGGTGGCTGGCAACAGGCTCTGCGGCGTGGGACGCGAGGGTTGCCAAGGGTGTAGCAAGGGTGGGATTTGGGCTGGTGCCACCCAAGGGCGGGATTCTGCGGGTGATGCCGCCGTGGCATCCCCATGGGGGATTGCTGCGCGTGGCCTGGGCTCCTGCATGGCCCAGCGCAGCAGCTCATCCCGCCTGCCTGCGCTCCCAGGCATCGCATCCCCCTGCCCCTGGAAGCCTGCACCCCTCTTACCGCATCAGCGCAGCGTACGCTGCCACAGGCCAGCCCATTTccctgccagccctggggctggcctGCCTCTTACCCATCCGGCTCCCAAAGAGGATATGGAAGATGTCCTCCCAGCTGTCGCGGTTCAGGAACGCGTAGTGCCTAAACACAGTGGAGGGCGAGGACTTCTCACAGTCGGCCTGCGTGGGCTGGTGGGCAAAGTCGTAGGACCAGTAGTACTTATCTAGCATTAGAAGGGCAGAGATTAGGGGAGACCTGCTCGCGGGGGTGTAGCAGCTAGCAGCGTGGCGCTCCCAGAGAGGGACACGCGTGtcctgccccgcagctgctggTGCGAGGGTGCTCCATACGGGTGCGGAGGGGCTGGACTCTTTACCCTTGAAGAAATAGACTCTCTCATTGCCGTGGTAGCTGTGCGCGGGGAGGGCGAAGGCTGCATCGATGTTGTTCGGGATGCCTTCAAAGCCCTCGGAGATGTCACGTGGGTACCCAGGATCCAGGGCTCCGTCATCAAAGCGCCAGTACTGGCTGCCCTGGGGGTGTGGGACAGAGATGGGGTCGGGGAGACGGGCAGGGAGCCAGAAGCGGCATCCCCTGGGCTCTGCCTAGGGTAGAGCAGACACCAGGGATGCCCTGCGGTAAGGCTGTGGCTGCTCGGGGGCACCGCACTGGCCCGCTGGTTGGCAGTGCTGGCTCAGTGCCTGCAGCTGTACACGTCCCTCTGCTGTGGCATTGTCCTCCTGCAACAACCAGTAGCAAAAGCCACCAAGCCATGGCTTATCACTGACCAGGCTGGAGTGTGGCCTCCCTTACAGAGACAGGGGGAGGGATCTGGGCATATCTGGCAGCTGCCGTGTGTGTGCGTGGAGGGTATCAGGGTCAGAACAGAACGAATCTGAGGGCTGTGTCCTCGCTCCCAGCGTCGCCGCCCAGGGAGCATCCCCCAGGCCTGCCCCCTGTGCTTCTGCCCACCTTGAAAATGTAAGTCTTGCCCTGACAGTTGATGCGCGTGAAGGCTGCGTCGATGGGGCCCTCTATGCCCCAGATGTCACTGATGAgtttggggtagccgggccgcaCGCTCGTCTCATCCAGCTCGTAGAAGTATTTCCCTGCGGAGAGAGGGGAGGTCGAAgtggcaggaggggaaggagggaccTTCCTCCGCAGCGCAGCTGCAAGAGTGGGGCACCGATGGGGCAGCCGCACACCCGGGAAAGGGCCCCAAGGTACCTCGGAAAGCGTAAAGGGAGCCGTTCTTCAGGTCAGTGAAGGCATCGAAAGGCTTCCTGCTGCACAGCTGCTCGGGGCCTGGCTCTCCGAGCCCATCTAGCGTGGTGGTGGGCAGCTCCTGcgtgggctcctcctcctcctgcagcgtCTTCTCAGGGTCCACCTCACTGCCCGGCGGCGTCAGCATGGGTGGCAGGGTTGTGGGCCATTCTGGGAGCGCTGCCTCGGTGCCTTCTCCCACCTCGGTCTTGGTGGTGGGGATGTAGTCGATGTAATCATCCTCCGGCAAGGCAAACACGTCTCCTCGGGTCACTGCAGGAGGGGGCAGGTCGGTCCCAGGTAGCCCTGGGTGTCTCCACACCGGGGTCTGGGCACTGGCACAGTCAGGCGGGACCCTGCTCGCCCCGTGCAGAGCAACGCGCtctcctgcctctctgcctgctgccgcggctgctaccaggcagcccGGGTGTGCACAAAGCCCAGGGCCCCGCGCCGCAGCAGCTCCAGCCGCCTGAAACGCCTGGCATTGCAGCCCCCGCACGCCAAATCCCAGCCCCGGCTTCACCCCCTGGGCGTGAATGTGCGCCAAGCTGGCCCTGCACCAGCAGCCCAGGGTTGCGTCCCCCCAGGTCCCCGCTCTGCCCAGCCGGCCCCCTCGCTGCCGGCAGCTGGGGACGGAGGGCTCCAGCAGGGCCGGTACCTTTGGCTTTGCAGGCGGTGGAGTAGTCGCTGCAGCAGCTCTGGTAGTACACGCAGAGGGTATCGCACTGGCACTTCCGCTTCTCATCGAAGCCATCCTCACAGTGGCCCACGCAGGAGTCTGGAAGAGCCACCAGCCAGCGAGGAAGGACTAACGTGGGCCAGGCAGCATGgccagcacctctcctccccggccctccccagccccgggggcAAGAGGCAACAGCATCAAGTCCAGCTCGAGGGACACCTCACCTCTCTgcggcctcccccagccccaggggctcCCTTGtcgccctgctccccacccctgGCTCCCTGGGGCGGGATGGGAGTCACGGACGGGGCTGTGCCACGATCCGAGCTGCGTGCTGGCTCCCCGCGACCcagccgcagcccggccggggatTCGCCCCAGACACCAGAGGCACCGCTGACGCCCACAAACTGTGCTGCCCGCTTTCGGCTTTGCCCCACACAGCAGGATGGCTGGGGCTCCCACATGCTGCCTGTCTCCCTCCTCACCCTGCCTGAGCTCCCCCAGCCACTCTGAGTGCCCAACAGCCGGGTCCGCTCCGTCCCCAACCTCGCTGTAACCCGGTGCCGGCAAGCGCCCGGAGCGGGGTCGTCTGGCCGAGAGCTCAGACTCACCTTCAGCAGCACGGGCCGCGGCGAGCAGGCCCAGCAAGAGGGCAGGGAAGAGCAGCCTCATCCTGGCCGGCCGGGAGCGCAGCCCTCCTGCAAGTGTGCGGGCTGCAGCGCGGCAGAGCCGGAGCCCCGGCCTCCACCGTTTACTCAGCCTGCCCCAGCGGGAGAAAACAAACAGGCCAAGgtcaaagcagagggaaaaaggggcagagatgcaccccccccccggccttccTCCGCGGCGCCGGGCCAAGCTGGCTgggtgggatggggacaaggCTCCCTGGCTGCGCAGCGCGGTCTAGCCCAGGGTCCACGCTTTCGCTGTCTGCGCCTTCCCGGCCAGCACGCAGGCTGGCCACGCATTCAAAGAGCCGGGGGAGACAGGAGGTCAGAAATAGGAACCACTTTTCAGGCCTTGCCACAATTTTTTCTTAGCAAATCTCACGGTATTAAAGCTCCCAACCGGTCGTCTCAGTGGGAGGCTATTTCCCAGCCTGGTCTAGGCAGGATGAAAAGCCTaagggggagtggggagagacAAGGATCCCGCTGATGGTCAGAGCTCAAAGGGCAAAAGAAAAGGCCCTGGGCTTACACTTGCCTGAAACATCACCGTTTTGTAGAGATTTTTGCTTTCTCAGTGTCTGGTACTGGGGAGTACCAAGAGGTGGCAGCCTAGGATGGGACAGATGCCACCTCTGTGCATGGGTACCAGGGGCCAGAGGTGAACAGCTTGGAGGGAGGGGAAGCAAGTCCTGTGCACTTTCACTGCAGTAGACAAATAAAAGCCTGTGTATTTTGCTCCCATTATCCCCTTTCCAGCCAATCTTTTCAGTTACTAATTAATGTCAACTCAGCTCTTTCTGCAGTTTCTGATAACTCCGGGATGGTTATGTAATCAGGGTTAAGGAGCAAATGCACATTGAGGCTACAGAGATACTGGCTCTGGCTGTTTGCACTGCCACGGCACTGCTGGGGCAGGAGAGCCGCAGGGGTCTTCCCCAGCCCTGGGGCAGCGGTGTCACAGCTCTGAGCTTTAATAAGTGACAAGAgatttgcagagagaagaaactGAGCAGGCTGGCGGGTGCCGCTGCCTGCCTTTCCGGGGGCCCTGCCTCTGCCAGGTCAGGCACAGGCAGTTCCTGGCATTGGCTGATCCCAATCTTGCTGGAAGACCTTGGATTTGGTATTGAGAAAGGTATGTTTGCCTGCCAGGAAAGCTTTGGGGAGCTGAggacagctgccagaagcaggctGTGTGGACAGGACTTCTGCAGCCTCGTAACCCTGCTGTTTGCTCCGTCAGGGCTGGCATCGTCCCCGCATGCAAGCACCAGCCCAGCGTTGCACTACAGCTTCGTGCAAAGTAAGGCTGGAGAACgagcagggctggagggggaTCCTGTCCCCTCTGCGCAGGTGAGGGAGGCTGCAACGAGAGGGGCTCAGCAACGTCTGTGCTGCTTTGGCTGATGGGCAGAGACAAAGCCTCGGAGCTGCCCCCCGCAGCGTCAGCCTCCTGGCCACCAGCAACCGCAGACCTGGGCGCCGGGCGAGCCCTTCCCTGCGGCCACGCTCAAAGCTGTTGTGGGACGAGACCCCTGGGAGAGGGGCTGGTTAGGGTAACCAGGGTTAGGGTAACCAGGCCCTGGGGGGTCCCTTGCTGCTGAGGGGAGCAAAGCCAGCCAAGAGAGCTCAGGCTACGGGCCGATTTCCCCAGGGCAAGGCTGGGAACACAGATCGGACACAGAGCCCAGCCTGGTGTTGCTAAAAATCCAtcctgaaaagaaaagacaagctcTAGGAGCTTGTGAGGAAAAGCTAAAAGGAATGATCTGAGTTCTGCCCCTCTGAACAACACCCTCCTCTGAGGTAGCAAACCCCTCTGCTGCACTGCATCACAGCAGCCCGCATCAGTGTCACCCCCGGTTAATAGCAATTTATCAGCAAAATCCTTACTGCTTCTGTGCTCAGCGTCTCCTGCAGTACCATGCCGCTCGGATCGCCTTGTTTACCGTCCTTCGCTGTGAGCTAATGTCGCTTTCCCGTGACTGTCCCTTGCATGTGGATTGAGAGAGGATTAAAAGAGACTCTGTGGCATCAAAACATCAACTTGAATTTAAGCCTTAGTCTGAGCTGGCAGTAGCCTGGCTTTGGAGCCAAGGATTTGAGCTGCTCCTCCCAACACAGGCGAGAAGCGTCCACAACATTTTTGCCCTGAGCACGTCTggcctggaaaaaaataaagcagcccaggctgcctctgctcTTTCTTTTATAATGCAAATCCTGAGCCCACCCAGCAAGGCCGCTCAGGATTCATGCCACGGCAAGGGGAGCTATTCAGCCCACTGCACCGATTCAAAATGTGTTTGAAATGCAGGGTCAGGACTGCCGGTGTGCAACCACAACCAGCCGTGGTCCAGCCCTTTGTTTTCATCCTGTGGTCCCTCGGGTCAGAGCCTGGCCATGCGGGCAGCATAGGAGCCCCTGCCCGCCGGGGAGCTGCTTGCCGGCTGCCCGGCAGCTTGGGTGAGGGGGGACGGGGTGgcgaggagcgccaggcaggccCTGAGCCCAGGCTGGGCAAGCCGAGGGCTGTGACAGGAGCTGCGGTGGAAGGAGGGGTCTGGGAGGATGCCAGAGCATCTGCGGCGAGGAGGGGGATGCTGCTGGCGAGCCCCTCCTTGGAGAGGCGGTGCCTGAACGGGGTGACATCAGTCCCTGGGGACTGGAGATGCTGAGCCTGGCTCCGGGCAGGCGGTTCCTGCCACTGCTTCCAGCTCCGCAtcctggcagggcagggaggggagagggagccgGTGTCCCAGCCCAGCGGCTGGACTCCTGGCCAGCTCCgtcccccctcctccacctccctgccATCTCCTCCGACCAGCTCCGGTTCCCCAAGAAGCACGGCAGCCCTGCCCGGGCACTCCCAGCACGAGGGGGACCAAGGATGCTGTGCTAGCAGCTGCTGATGGTGCTCACCCTGCTCGTCTCCGTCTATAAACTGTGCCGGTTCTTCGCCATGTCAGGGACAGAGAGGCTGGTGGTGCCGGACTGCGTGAGCCAGCCGGGCTGGTGGGCAGGTGGGGGGAGCTCCAGGGAGCACCGTGAGGTTTCCCCCGGGGTGAACATGGATGTGCAGGTGGCCCTGGACCGGATCCTGCCTGCTCTGCACCTGGCCATCTCCTCCGCCAAGCAGGCGGCTGGCCCAGCGGAGCTGAGGAGGGCCCTTGCAGAGGTCTTCCAGCTGGTGGAGGAAGCCTGGGGGATGCCCACGCTGGGGAGGGATGTGGCCAAAGCGCTGTGCGATGCGATCCGCCTGGAGGGTggcctggacctgctgctgaacCTGCTGAACACAGCGGAGCTGGAGACCAAGTGCCAGGCAGGAAAACTCCTCGAGCAGATCCTGGTGGCAGAAAACAGGTGAGTCTGCAAAGAGCCCAGCCCAGCGCCCAGCATGCCCTCCCCGGAGCTGGCCCCGGCGTAGCGTGCGCCCCAGACACGGCTCCCACCCTAGATAGACCCCCTCCTCTAGCAGCAACCTTCCCCTCCACATCGCTCCATGCGTGCAGACCCTGCCCCTGCATGTACGCCCCCC is a window encoding:
- the VTN gene encoding vitronectin codes for the protein MRLLFPALLLGLLAAARAAEDSCVGHCEDGFDEKRKCQCDTLCVYYQSCCSDYSTACKAKVTRGDVFALPEDDYIDYIPTTKTEVGEGTEAALPEWPTTLPPMLTPPGSEVDPEKTLQEEEEPTQELPTTTLDGLGEPGPEQLCSRKPFDAFTDLKNGSLYAFRGKYFYELDETSVRPGYPKLISDIWGIEGPIDAAFTRINCQGKTYIFKGSQYWRFDDGALDPGYPRDISEGFEGIPNNIDAAFALPAHSYHGNERVYFFKDKYYWSYDFAHQPTQADCEKSSPSTVFRHYAFLNRDSWEDIFHILFGSRMVGASSRRFISRDWRGVPSRLDAAMAGRIYVASQQPRRRKSRRQRKRYKNHRSLNMGFWSWLQNDSESAGIETDWPLGSQCKALQSVYFFVGDKYYRVNLHTKRVDLVQPRYPRSIAQYWLNCSQPGEEST